The Streptomyces sp. HUAS MG91 sequence TCGCACGGCCGTCACCGGGCCCTTCGCTGTCCGCAGGGCCTCGTACACCCCCTCCGACCAGGCCTCCGGGCCACTCCTGTTCGGCACCTCACCGCACCCGCGAAGGAGTTCACCATGAGACGACCCACGGTCCGCACGTACGCGGCCGCCACGGCCGCCGTCGCCGCCCTGCTGATGCCCGTATCGGCCGCGAGCGCCGACAGCGCGGCGACTACGACGGCGGCGACGGTCGAGAAGGTCCCGTACGCGATGGACTCGTCGAACCAGGCCGCCTGGTGGACCCCGGCCGCCACGTACAAGGGCCGCGGCCAGTACACGTACTTCGCGTTCAACGAGCCCGGCACGACCGCCGCGACGCACCGGCCCGCGATCGCCCGCCGCGATCCGGACGGGGTGTGGAGCAGGCTGCCGCTGCTGAACAGCGACGGGCAGCAGGCCGAGTTCGCCGACGACAACGGCCACAACCAGCCGTCCGTGGCGCGCGACGGCAGCGGACGGCTGCACGTCTTCACGTCCATGCACTGCGACACCTGGCGCTACTACCGCACCACGGCGCCCGGCACGGACGTCACCGCCCACGCGAGCGAGCTGCCCGACCAGGGCCAGGGCATCACCTACCCGGTGCTGACCACGGCACCCAACGGCGACCTCTATCTGGCGGCCCGCGTCGGCTGCGGCAGCTCCCAGCGCGACGGCAAGCTCTACCGGTGGAACAACGCCGCGAGCACCTGGAGCGTGGTGGCCACCTTCGGCGCGGCGCTCAACCGGTCCGTCTACCCCGACGACCTCACCGTGGACGCCTCCGGACGCGTGCACCTGCTGTACGAGTGGGCCAAGGCGCCGGCGTCGGCCTGGCGCCACCAGCTCTCCTACCTGCGCTACGACCCGACGACCGGCCAGTTCGCCGACCACGACGGCGCCGCGGTCACCCTCCCCACCACGCCCGACACCTCGGACGTCATCCAGGGGCTGACCACGGGCGAGGAGTGGAGCATCGACAACGCCGGGTACACCGGCGCGAGCGTGCAGAGCGCGAAGCTGACCCTCGACGGTGACACCCCCAAGGTGGCGTACCGCTACCGGTCGGCCGACAGCGGCGGCAACTTCAACGTGTTCTACGCCTACCCGAGCGGCACCGGCTGGCTCCGCAAGACGGTGTACGCGGGCGGGCAGACCACCGCCGCGGTCGGCATCACCTGGGACGAGACGGACGGCAAGCGGATCTACTACGTGAAGTCGTCCGGCACCGACCGGGTGTTCGCCGCGACGCAGGCGGCGGACGCCTCCTGGACGGCGGAGTCCGTCGCGCCCGGGGTGAGCGCGGACCGGCTGGCGGTGCGGCGCGACTCGGACGGGAACGACGTGCTGTACCTTCCGGACACAGCACACAATTCCCTCTACTACGGGGTGCGTTAGCCGCCCCCGTCCTCCGCGGGCCCGGCGGGGCGGCGACCGACGAGTCCCGCCCCGCCGGGCCGTCTTCGTCTGCGGGAACCCGACGGCCGACTCGCTGCGACACCTGGCCTCCCTCGCCGAGGGCTGAGGCGCACCGGCTCGACCGGGGCTCGCCTTCTGTGATGGCATGAGCGTCCACGTCCGAGGAGGCGGCGGTGCTCGGCAGGAACACGCGGTGGGTCGCAGGCGCCCTGGCCCTGGTCTGTCTGTTGCTGATCGGTCCCGGCGCGCCGCGCGACGACCTCCCCGTCGCGGCGCCGCTGCCCGCGGGCGCGGCCACGGAGATCGTGCCGAACCGGGTCATGACCTGGAACATCTGCAACCCCTGCCGCGGCGCGGGGCGGAACCTCGGCCGCGCCGCCGACATCGCCACGTACGCGCCGCAGGTCGTCGGCCTGCAAGAGGCGTGCGTCCGGGACGTCGAGCAGATCAAGAACGACCTGGAGCACGTCTACGGGCTCGTCTACCACGTCACGTACGGCTCGGTGCTGCGGAACTGGAGCCGCTGCGGCGGGCTGCCCTGGCGCGCCGGCGGCTACGGGCAGGCGATCCTGTCCGCGGCGCCGGCGACGGACGGCGTGACCGTGGAGTATCCGGACGGCGGCTCCGAGGATCGCGGTTTCCTGGCGGTCACCACCGAGGTGGCAGGCCGCCCGGTCCGTGTCTTCAACACTCATCTCGCCGAACGGCGTCAGGAGGCGGTGCGCGCGCGTCAGGTGCCCGTGCTCGCCAAGGAGGTCGCCCGCCACGACCGGGCGATCGTGCTCGGCGACTTCAACGCCGTGCCGGACTCGCCCGAGCTCCGCCCGATGTGGCCGCTGGCGACGGACGCGGATCCCCGGTGCGGCCCCTCGGCGGGCGGTGTCTGCGAGCCGACGACCGACTGGCAGAGCAGGTTCGACTACGTGTTTCTGCGCGGCATCGAGCCCCGGGCGCACCGGGTACGGCCGAGCGAGCACTCGGACCACCACATGTACTACGCGGATCTGGCCCCGCTCTGATCGCACGTGTGACCGCCATACGGACAGGCGGACGGCAGCATTCCGTTTGGTGCATACGATTCCACGAACCGTTCCGCACCACCCCGGAAGGCGCTCGTGAGCTCCACCCCTCCCCCACACGCCCCGTCCGTCGCAGCACCCACAGGCCCCTCCTCGGTGGCGATCCGCTCCGCCGCCGACGTCTCCGACCTGGTCAACTCGGGTACGGCCCGTGGCCGGCACGCCAAGATGATCGTGGTCATCGCGCTCGGCGGCATCTTCCTCGACGCGTACGACCTGAGTTCGCTCGCGTACGGTTTGCCCGACATCACCCGGCAGTTCGGGCTCAGCTCGGCGATGGCCGGTACGGTCACCGCCTCGATCAGTGTCGGTTCGCTGCTCGGCGCGCTGCTCGGCGGCTGGCTGGTCGACCGAATAGGCCGCTACCGCGTCTTCATGGCCAACATGGTCTTCTTCGTCGTCACCGCGCTGGTGTGCGCGGTCGCGCAGGACGTGTGGACGCTGATCGCGGCGCGGTTCGTCATGGGCATCGGCGTCGGCATGGACATCCCGGTCGCGATCGCCTTCCTCGCCGAGTTCTCCCGGCTGCGCGGCAAGGGCAGCAAGGGCTCGCGCACGGCGGCCTGGTCGCCCGCCTGGTACACCGCGACCAGCGGCTGCTACCTGGTGATCATGTTCCTGTACTTCGTGCTGCCGCAGGCCCATCTGGGCTGGCTGTGGCGGTTCACCGTCGGTTTCGGCGCGGTACCCGCGCTGATCGTGATGCTGCTGCGCCGCCGCTACATGAACGAGTCGCCGACCTGGGCCGCCGAGCAGGGCGACCTGGAGTCGGCCGCGCGCATCCTGCGGGAGTCGTACGGGGTGGACGCACGCGTCGCCGACGACGTCCCGGCGCGGGCGCCCCGCCCGCCGCGGCCCGGGCTCGCCGCGTACGCGCGCCTGTTCACGGGCCCGTACCGCGCCCGCACCGTCCAGTCGGTGGCGGTCGGGCTCGCGGAGACCTTCGGCTACAACGCGGTCGCCTTCGGCCTGCCGATCATCATCGCCACGCTGATGACGCAGGGGCCGCTGACCACGATCGCCTCCTCGTTCACCCTGAACCTGGTCTTCGCCCTGACCGGCGGTCTGCTCGGCATCCGCTGGGCGTCGACGCGCGGCGCGTGGCCGATGATGACGCTGGGCTTCGCGATCCAGTTCGTCGCCATCACCGTGCTCGCCGTGATAGGGCAGCCGTCCGGCACGGCCGTCGTCACGGCGGGCATCCTCATGCTCGGGACCTTCATGTTCGCCCAGGGCTTCGGGCCCGGCGCGCACATCATGAGTTACGCCTCGCTGGGTTTCCCGACCTCGATGCGCGGCGTCAGCATCGGCTTCAACCAGGCGGTGCTGCGGCTCGGTTCGACGCTGACGCTGTTCTTCTTCCCGATCCTCAGCACCGGGCTCGGGACGCACGTGTACTGGGTGATCCTCGGTGCGCCCGTCCTCGGTCTGGTGGCGCTGCTGGTCAAGCGGTGGGAGCCGGTGGGCTTCGACGCGGACGCCGAGGAGCGGGCGCTGGCCCGCGGCTGACCCTCGCCCCCGGCGGGTTCAGCGCCGCTCCAGGCGGACGACCACGGCCTTCGAGGTCGGGGTGTTGCTGCGCTCGGCGACGCTGTCCAGCGGCACCAGCACATTGGTCTCCGGGTAGTACGCGGCGGCGGAGCCCCGGGGCGTCGGATAGGCGACGGTCCGGAAGCCGGGTGCCCGCCGCTCGACGCCGTCCTCCCACACGCTCACGAGGTCGACGAGCTCGCCCTCCGCGAAGCCCAGTTCGGCCAGGTCGTCGGCGTGGGCCAGGACGACGCGGCGGGCACCCTTGATGCCCCGGTAGCGGTCGTCCATCGCGTACGGGATCGTGTTCCACTGGTCGTGCGAGCGCAGCGTCTGGAGGATGAGGTGCCCGGGCGGCGCCGTGAGCCCGGTGAAGGTGTTCGCGGTGAAGACGGCGCTGCCGCAGGCGGTCGGGAAGCGCAGTTCGTTGACCGGGTTGGGGAGGGTGAAGCCGCCGGGCTCGCGCACCCGGCGGTTGAAGTCCTCGAAGCCCGGGACGACGTGCGCGATGTGCTCGCGCACGAGGTCGTAGTCGTCCTCGAACGTCCGCCAGGCGATGCCGTGCCGGTCGCCGAGGACCGCGTGGGCCAGCCGGCTGATGATCGCGACTTCGCTGAGCAGCGCGGGCGAGGCGGGCGCCAGCCGGCCGCGGGTGGTGTGGACGTCGCTCATGGAGTCCTCCACCGTCATGAACTGCTCACCGGTGGCCTGCACGTCCCGGTCGCTGCGGCCCAGGGTGGGCAGGATCAGCGCGGTCCGGCCGCAGACGGTGTGCGAGCGGTTGAGCTTGGTGGAGATGTGGGCCGTGATCCGGCAGTTGCGCAGGGCGCGTTCGGTCACGTCGCTGTCGGGCGTGGCCCGGACGAAGTTGCCCGCCACGCCGAGGAAGAACCGGGCCCGGCCGTCGCGCATCGCCCGGATCGCGTCGACGGAGTCCAGGCCGTGGCGGGTCGGCGGCGCGAATCCGAACTCCTTCTCCAGGGCGTCGAGGAACGTCTGCGGCATCCGTTCCCAGATGCCCATGGTCCGGTCGCCCTGGACGTTGCTGTGGCCGCGCACCGGGCAGACGCCGGCGCCGGGCCGGCCGATGTTGCCGCGCAGCAGCAGGAAGTTGACGACCTCCCTGATGGTGGGGACGCCGTGCTTGTGCTGGGTGAGGCCCATGGCCCAGCAGACGATGACGCTGCGGGCCTTCAGCACCCGCTCGTGGACCTCCTCGATCTCCTCGCGGCGCAGTCCGGTGGCGGCGAGCACGTCGTCCCAGTCGAGGGCGCGGACGTTGTCGCTGAAGAGGCCGAAGCCGGTCGTGTGGCGGGCGATGAAGTCCTGGTCGAGGACGGTGCCGGGGGCCTTGTCCTCGGCCTGGAGGAGCAGCAGGTTCAGGGCCTGGAACAGGGCGAGGTCGCCGCCGGGGCGGATCTGGAGGAACTGGTCGGCGATCTGGGTGCCCCGGCCGATGACGCCGCGCGCCTTCTGCGGGTGCTTGAAGCGCAGGAGTCCGGCCTCGGGCAGCGGGTTGACCGCGACGATCCGTCCGCCGCGCCGTTTGGTCTCCTCAAGGGCCGACAGCATGCGGGGGTGGTTCGTGCCCGGGTTCTGGCCGACGACGAACACCAGGTCGCTGCTGTGCAGGTCCTCCAGGCCGACGCTGCCCTTGCCGATGCCGAGCGTCTCGTTGAGCGCGGAGCCGCTGGACTCGTGGCACATGTTGGAGCAGTCGGGGAGGTTGTTCGTGCCGAAGGCGCGGGCGAACAGCTGGAGCAGGAAGGCGGGTTCGTTGGCGAGGCGGCCGGAGGTGTAGAACAGCGCCTCGTCGGGGTCGTCGAGGCCGGTCAGTTCGTCGGCCAGCAGCTTCAGGGCCTCGTCCCAGCCGATGGGCTCGTAGTGGTCGCTGTCCGGCCGCTTCACCATGGGTTCGGTGAGCCGGCCCTGCTGGTTGAGCCAGTAGTCGGACCGTCCCGCCAGTTCGCTGACGGGGTGCTCGGCGAAGAACTCCCTGGTGACGCGGCGCGTGGTGGCCTCGTCGCTGATGTGCTTGGCGCCGTTCTCGCAGTACTCGTTGCGGTGCCGCTTGCCCGGTGCCTCCTCGGGCCAGGCGCAGCCGGGGCAGTCGATGCCGCCGGCCTGGTTGATGTTCAGCAGGGTGAGGGCCGTGCGGCGGGGCGAGGTCTGGCCGAGGGCGTACTTCAGGGCGTGGGCGACGGCCGGCGCTCCCGTGGCCCACGTCCTGGGCTTGTGCAGGGTCAGTTCCTCCGCGGGCTCGCCCGTGTCACGCATGCCCATCACCTCGGCGTCTCGTCCGTGGGCCGGGGAGTTCCGGCGGCCCGCGGACAGCAGCATTCGCCCGGGCCGCCCGCACGGTCAAAGCGGAAGATCCGATGGTCGATAGGCGGTTACGATCACGCACAGCCCGCCGTACCTCGCTCGATGTACGTCCCCTCCGAACCGAACAGGCGGTGGCCCCGGCCCGTGCTCCTGAGACAGCTCGAATACCTGGTGGCGCTGGCCCGCACCGGGCACTTCGCCCGGGCGGCCCAGAACTGCTACGTCTCCCAGCCGACCCTGTCCGAGGGCATCCGCAAGCTGGAGAGCGAACTGGGCGTGCCGCTGGTGCGGCGCGGCCACCGGTTCGAGGGGCTGACGGCGGAGGGCGAGGAGGTCGTGGTGTGGGCGCGGCGGATGCTCGCCGACCGGGACGCCATGACGGCCGGTCTGGCCGCGCTGCGCTCCGGTCTGGAAGGTGAGTTGCGGATCGGTGCCGTGCCGACGGCGGTCGCGGCCGTCGCGTTGCTGACGCAGCCGTTCTGCGCGGCGAATTCGCACACCACCGTACGGGTGCACGCGGATCTTCAGGGCGACGAGATCGTCCGGCGGCTGCGCGCGTTCGAGCTGCACGGCGCGGTGACCTATCCGACCCGTGAGCCCGGTCTGCCGTTCGTGCCGCTGTACCGGGAGCGGTACGTCCTGCTCACGCAGGAGGCGGCCGACGTCGACGCGGAGGGCGTCGGCTGGGCCGAGGCGGCGTCCCTGCCGCTGTGTCTGCTGCACCCGCACATGGTGGGCCGTCAGGTGCTCGACGCCGTCTTCACCGAGCTGCGGGTCGCGGTCGCGCCGCGCGTGGAGACCGACTCCATCGCCTCGCTCATCGCGCACGTCCGCACGGGGCACTGGTCGACGGTCGTCCCGCACACCTGGCTGCACGTCTTCGGCATCCCCGCCGGGATGCGGGCCGTGCCGCTGCTGCGGCCCCGGCGCAGCGCGGGCATCGGGCTGCTGCTGCCGCCCCGTACCCCGCTGTCGGTGATGGAGCAGGCGCTGGCCGACCTGGCCCGCACGTCGTCGATGCACGTGGCGCTGGACGAACTCCCGGGCTGAGCCGTCCAGGAGCGCGCCGCGCTGTGCGGCAAGCCGGGTGCCGGAGGCGGGGCGACGCGGCGACGCCCGTCGACAATTGGCTCGACACCGGCCGCACGGACACGACACCCTGCCCCCGATGACCAGAATCGATGACACGCCCAAGGCGTGGGACGAGCGGACGCAGCTCACCACGTTTCTCGACTACACACGTGACACGGCACGCGCCAAGTGCGAGGGCATCTCCGAGGAGGATGCCCGCAGGGCGCTGCTGCCCGGCTCGCCGCTGATGACGGTCAGTGGGCTGATCAACCATCTGCGGTGGGTCGAGTACTACTGGTTCCAGGTGGTGTTCCTCGGCGAGGAGGACCGGGGGCCCTGGACGGACGAGGATCCCGACCGGGAGATGCGGATCGCCGTGGAGTTCCCGGTGGGGCAGGTACTCGACGAGTACGGCGCGCAGTGTGCCCGGAACCGGGAGCTGGCCGCCGGGGCGGAGCTGGACACGCGGGCCGAGCGGCCGCTTCGGGACGGGCTCCACGTCGATCTGCGGTGGATCCTGCTCCACCTGACCGAGGAGACCGCCCGGCACAACGGGCATCTGGACATTCTGCGGGAGATGCTCGACGGCACCACCGGCTCCTGAGGCCCGCCACGGCGGTCAGTGGCCGGCGAGGAGTTTCACGCCGACCACGCCCAGGCCGATCACGGCGTTGAGGACGCCGGTGACCGTGGCGCGCAGGACACCCGCCCCGACGCTGCGGCCACCGGCGAAGCCCCACAGGGCGAGCGCCGCGACCTCGCTGTAGACCGAGATCCACAGGGCGGTGTCGAGGTGCAGCGCGCCCGCCGCGGACAGACCGATCAGGAGCAGCGGTCCCACGGCACTGGTCAGCAAGGGGCTGCTGACGAAGAGCACGTGCCGGATCTCGTGGGCTCCGGGCCTGCTGCGGTGGGCGACCGGGTGTGCTTGCAGGTCCGCGACGAGGGTCGCCAGCCACAGACCGAGCGCTGTCACGGCGACGGCGACCACAGCGCCCGAGTGGCTGGGGTGACCGCTCATGGCGAGGCCCACCAGGACGGCGAGCAGGGTGAGCGAGGCGTAGATGCGCTCCTTGAGCCGTTCTCCCCACACCTCCGCCCGCTCGTGCGCACCGGTGTCCGGGCCCGTACTGCCGTCGGTCACGTCGAAGGTCCTTCCCGTACGTCGTCCTTGTCGTCGCGAACGTACACAGCCGCCCGCGCCCGGCGGCGTGGCAACACGGCCGGGCCCGTCCGTGGTACCGATGAACGCGCCCCCACACGGTGTCACGCACGACGAAGCCGACCGCACGCCGCCTCTCCCCCGGGCGGTCCACCAGCGGTGACGCCCGCGCGGCAGGACCGGCGCGGCTGCCCCGGCCGCCGTGCGGAAGGTGCCGGGCGCACCGTCAAGTCGCCTGCATCGGCGGCACGTTGGCCGTGTCATGAGCCTGTAACGGTGATCGGTCCGCTCTCGCGCCCCGCCCCGCCGCCTGGCAGACTGACAAGGATGCTCTGACCGCCTCGGGGGAGGAACCGGACGGCATGACAGCGACGATCTCGGTGCGGGTCGAGGGGCCCGTCGGCCTGGACGAACCCGAGGAACTCCGCGCCGAGCTGGCGCGGGAGACCGCACTCCAGTGGCAGGTGGAGGCGCCGGCCGAGGAGCGGGGCACGCTCGACGGCGGGACGGCCGCGGCCCTGCTGATGGCGGTCCTCACCAGCGCCACCGGTGCCGTGGTGCAGGCCGCGGCGCAGCGTGCCGTCGACGCGTGGCGCGGGCGCCGGCTCGACCCGCCGCCCGTCACCATCGTCGTGCTCCAGGCGAGCGAGCAGCCGCAGTCGCCGGACGAGACGGACGGCGACGACGGCAATGGCGATGGCGACCGGCCGCCCGCTCTTCCCGAGGGGAGCTGAGGAGATGGCTCTCCGGGCCCTGGTGATCGGCGTCGGCACCTACGAGGCGAACTCGGGGATGAGTGGTTATCCCACGATCGAGACCAGCGCCCGCGCCTACGGGGACGCGCTCGCCCGGGACCCGCGCTGGGGCGACGCCGGCCGCTCGGTGATCCTCTCCGGCGACGCCGCGTACTCCGCGGACGGCGTGATGCGCGCCCTGCACGACGCCGCGGCGGCGGGCGAGGGGCCCGAGGACATCCTCCTCGTCGTGTACGTCGGGCACGGCGCGTACTGGAAGGACGTCCCCGGCGGCCAGGTCCACTTCGCCGTCGGCTCCTCGTACCAGAACGAGCCGTGGACGTGGCTGTCGTCCTGGTACGTGTACCGGGCCATCCGGCAGAGCCGGGCCGGCCTCAAGGTCCTCATCACCGACTGCTGCTACTCGAACCTGCTGCCGCACCTCGGCCCGGAGTCGCCGCTGCCGGGCATCCTGGGCACCCGCTCCGACGGCACCTGTGTCTTCAGCGCCGTCAGCGGGAACGTGCACAACGCGTCGGCCGACGCCTGCGCCAATCTGCCGAGCCCGCTCGACGGCTGCACCCCGTTCAGCGGCCATCTGCTGAACGTGCTGGGGCAGGGCATGTCCGAGCACGACGACGACCTCACGCTCGGCGCCCTGCGCGCGGGCATCGACGAGGACATGCAGTCCTGCGGGGTGCACGACGCGCCCCGGATGCTGCTCAACGACGCCTCCGAGGCGGCGGCGCTGTTCACCAACCACGCCAAGGGCCGCCGCCCGCCCGGCCGCGAGCCGCAGACCGAGGACGACTGGGTGCGCGAACTGCGGCTGTACGGCGAGCGCAAGCTGCGCAGCCTGATGCTGAAGCCCGACCTGGCGGGCCGGGTCGTGGTCCGGCTGAAGTCCGGCGACGAGCAGAGCCGTGACCTGGCGAGCCGGGTCGAGCGCCGCGCCGCGACGCTGCTCGCGAATCCGGTGGACTTCGTCCGCTACTGGCGTGAGATCGAACCGGCGCTCCTGGGCGGCGCGTGAGCGAGCACAACGGCGCCGTCGGCGCCCGCCGCACGCATCTGCTGTTCCAGCCGGACGTGGCCGCGCTGCTCACCGAGGACTACGCGTGGGTGACACAGGTCGACGGGCCGCAGTTCGCCCGGATCCTCGAGCAGATGCGGTCCACGCGCAGCGAGGCCATGGCGATGCGCGCGCTGCACGCCTTCGCGCTGCGCCGCGGTGTCCAGGACCTGGTGGAGCTGGCGGACGGGTTCGACGCCCGCGACGCGGTCATGATCATGGCGACGGCGGCGCTGGCCCGGCCGGTCGGCGAGGCCGCCGAACTGGCGATGCTCCAGCACGAGATGGAGGCGGGCCGGCCCAGCGCGCCGATCACCGCGAGCATCGTGCACGACGTCGCCTGCCAGCGCACCGCGTTCGACGTGGCGGTCTTCGTACGGGTCGTGCGTGATCAGTACCCGCAGCTCGCGGACCGGACGGTGGCGGTGTTCGGCGGCCCCGACTCGGGCCGCACCAACCTCGACAAGGCGCTGCTGCACACCGCGTTGCTCGACGAGAAGTGCCCGGTCCAGGCCGACCGCCTGCTGGAGCTGACGCTGAACGTCGTGGCCACCCACACGCCCGGCGGTCCGGAGGGCCAGGGCGAGGAGATCGCCGACCTCGCGGGCGCGTTCCTGCACCTGAGTCCGCACGGGCAGATCCTGGAGACCTGGGCGCAGACGCAGTTGAGCGCGCCCGACGCCCGGCAGGTGGACCAGGCACGCAAGCTCATCGCCCGGCTGATCGCGCGGCGCGGCGCGGGCCACGACGCGCTGGCCGCCCACATCGGCCGCACCGCGCAACCGCGCGACGTGGTCAAGCTCTGCGCGCTGCTGACGCGTGAGGAGGATTCGCCGGCCAAGTGCGAGCTGCTGCGCCGGCACGCGGCCGGGCAGCCGAACGTCCAGGGGCTGGCGAAGCTGGTGTCGCTGTGGCACCGGGATCCGCTGCTCACGGCCGGTACGCGTGAGCTGCTGGCCGACATCGTGACCGTGCCCGCCGGTCCGGACGACGTGCCGCGCTCCCTCGATGTCCTCGCGCAGCTGTGCGACTGGCTGAACGAGGAGGAGGGCGGCGACCAGACCTGCGTGGCGCTGCTGTGCCACATCGCCGCGGTGCAGGTGCGCGGGCGCTCCGGAGCGGAACTGACCGAGCTGCTGAACCGCATCACGCGCAACCGCGAGCGGACCCGGGCCGCGCACGAGGTGGGCCGGCAGCTCGCCGTCGCCGTGATGGAACCGGGCGGCGACCGGCACTGGTTCGTGGACTGTCTGGTCGTCCTG is a genomic window containing:
- a CDS encoding LysR family transcriptional regulator — encoded protein: MLLRQLEYLVALARTGHFARAAQNCYVSQPTLSEGIRKLESELGVPLVRRGHRFEGLTAEGEEVVVWARRMLADRDAMTAGLAALRSGLEGELRIGAVPTAVAAVALLTQPFCAANSHTTVRVHADLQGDEIVRRLRAFELHGAVTYPTREPGLPFVPLYRERYVLLTQEAADVDAEGVGWAEAASLPLCLLHPHMVGRQVLDAVFTELRVAVAPRVETDSIASLIAHVRTGHWSTVVPHTWLHVFGIPAGMRAVPLLRPRRSAGIGLLLPPRTPLSVMEQALADLARTSSMHVALDELPG
- a CDS encoding DinB family protein — encoded protein: MTRIDDTPKAWDERTQLTTFLDYTRDTARAKCEGISEEDARRALLPGSPLMTVSGLINHLRWVEYYWFQVVFLGEEDRGPWTDEDPDREMRIAVEFPVGQVLDEYGAQCARNRELAAGAELDTRAERPLRDGLHVDLRWILLHLTEETARHNGHLDILREMLDGTTGS
- a CDS encoding FdhF/YdeP family oxidoreductase; the protein is MRDTGEPAEELTLHKPRTWATGAPAVAHALKYALGQTSPRRTALTLLNINQAGGIDCPGCAWPEEAPGKRHRNEYCENGAKHISDEATTRRVTREFFAEHPVSELAGRSDYWLNQQGRLTEPMVKRPDSDHYEPIGWDEALKLLADELTGLDDPDEALFYTSGRLANEPAFLLQLFARAFGTNNLPDCSNMCHESSGSALNETLGIGKGSVGLEDLHSSDLVFVVGQNPGTNHPRMLSALEETKRRGGRIVAVNPLPEAGLLRFKHPQKARGVIGRGTQIADQFLQIRPGGDLALFQALNLLLLQAEDKAPGTVLDQDFIARHTTGFGLFSDNVRALDWDDVLAATGLRREEIEEVHERVLKARSVIVCWAMGLTQHKHGVPTIREVVNFLLLRGNIGRPGAGVCPVRGHSNVQGDRTMGIWERMPQTFLDALEKEFGFAPPTRHGLDSVDAIRAMRDGRARFFLGVAGNFVRATPDSDVTERALRNCRITAHISTKLNRSHTVCGRTALILPTLGRSDRDVQATGEQFMTVEDSMSDVHTTRGRLAPASPALLSEVAIISRLAHAVLGDRHGIAWRTFEDDYDLVREHIAHVVPGFEDFNRRVREPGGFTLPNPVNELRFPTACGSAVFTANTFTGLTAPPGHLILQTLRSHDQWNTIPYAMDDRYRGIKGARRVVLAHADDLAELGFAEGELVDLVSVWEDGVERRAPGFRTVAYPTPRGSAAAYYPETNVLVPLDSVAERSNTPTSKAVVVRLERR
- a CDS encoding MFS transporter; protein product: MAIRSAADVSDLVNSGTARGRHAKMIVVIALGGIFLDAYDLSSLAYGLPDITRQFGLSSAMAGTVTASISVGSLLGALLGGWLVDRIGRYRVFMANMVFFVVTALVCAVAQDVWTLIAARFVMGIGVGMDIPVAIAFLAEFSRLRGKGSKGSRTAAWSPAWYTATSGCYLVIMFLYFVLPQAHLGWLWRFTVGFGAVPALIVMLLRRRYMNESPTWAAEQGDLESAARILRESYGVDARVADDVPARAPRPPRPGLAAYARLFTGPYRARTVQSVAVGLAETFGYNAVAFGLPIIIATLMTQGPLTTIASSFTLNLVFALTGGLLGIRWASTRGAWPMMTLGFAIQFVAITVLAVIGQPSGTAVVTAGILMLGTFMFAQGFGPGAHIMSYASLGFPTSMRGVSIGFNQAVLRLGSTLTLFFFPILSTGLGTHVYWVILGAPVLGLVALLVKRWEPVGFDADAEERALARG
- a CDS encoding endonuclease/exonuclease/phosphatase family protein produces the protein MLGRNTRWVAGALALVCLLLIGPGAPRDDLPVAAPLPAGAATEIVPNRVMTWNICNPCRGAGRNLGRAADIATYAPQVVGLQEACVRDVEQIKNDLEHVYGLVYHVTYGSVLRNWSRCGGLPWRAGGYGQAILSAAPATDGVTVEYPDGGSEDRGFLAVTTEVAGRPVRVFNTHLAERRQEAVRARQVPVLAKEVARHDRAIVLGDFNAVPDSPELRPMWPLATDADPRCGPSAGGVCEPTTDWQSRFDYVFLRGIEPRAHRVRPSEHSDHHMYYADLAPL
- a CDS encoding BNR-4 repeat-containing protein, giving the protein MRRPTVRTYAAATAAVAALLMPVSAASADSAATTTAATVEKVPYAMDSSNQAAWWTPAATYKGRGQYTYFAFNEPGTTAATHRPAIARRDPDGVWSRLPLLNSDGQQAEFADDNGHNQPSVARDGSGRLHVFTSMHCDTWRYYRTTAPGTDVTAHASELPDQGQGITYPVLTTAPNGDLYLAARVGCGSSQRDGKLYRWNNAASTWSVVATFGAALNRSVYPDDLTVDASGRVHLLYEWAKAPASAWRHQLSYLRYDPTTGQFADHDGAAVTLPTTPDTSDVIQGLTTGEEWSIDNAGYTGASVQSAKLTLDGDTPKVAYRYRSADSGGNFNVFYAYPSGTGWLRKTVYAGGQTTAAVGITWDETDGKRIYYVKSSGTDRVFAATQAADASWTAESVAPGVSADRLAVRRDSDGNDVLYLPDTAHNSLYYGVR